The Polyodon spathula isolate WHYD16114869_AA chromosome 15, ASM1765450v1, whole genome shotgun sequence genome segment ttttaaaaagcacagatGTATTATTGGTTAGTAAGATCACCACCTGGAATGGCTTTTTGAAGACTACCATGACCCTAATGGGTACCTATCCAGGATAGAGTGAGCAAAAAATCTGAACTCTTAATTCCTTAAAATACAGTTTGCCACACAAGGAATCAATACCTTTATCAAACGCTTCTGGTGTTTACAAGCTGCTTGTGCTAAAGCCTTTAATGTAGGCAACCTGATAAACTCTGTCCCTGTGACAATTTGAAGTTCAAATGGAACAAAAATGACTCAAGTCACATCATCCCAGTATTTGCCAAGGTTTGATTTAGTCCAAGCTATGCCTTACAAAAACAATTGATCTTGGCCAACTTGAGCCAgtatgacaataaaaaataaattgtctaAAAGTTAAAGGCACAGTACATTAACAAACAAATGATCCTCAGgtttacaaaagaaagaaatgaagtGCAGCTGAAAACTCTAGAGTCCAAGATTCtataggcattaaaaaaaaaaaaaaaaaagacagccgTCATGTTTTGTCTTATCTAAGGTGTGATGCTCTGGTTCTCTGCTGGCCATCTTCATTTGCTTTAAGCTCCctttaaagaatgttttcagAGAATCAAAGCTGGTAACGTACTGCGAGTTCTTGAAGCTACACAAGGTATAGGTCTGGCTAAGTTACATGTGGTTTCCATTCAGCTAGTTTGGCATGGTGACCTCCACTGTGATAGATGGGATCTTCAGTTTCCCCACCAGTCAACCTGAGAGTTGTAGTTTCCTCCATAACCATCACTGCTGTAAAAGTTTCCAAAGCCACCTAAGAAAATGTCACATGTCAGGATAGGATTGCCATGcatcaaaatataaaatccaGACAGTACTTTTTGACTTATCAAATTGGGTCCAGCCAACACAGGCAGCCACTTTACATGCAAGCTGAATTAActacacaagtgtttttttttttgtttttttttaaaaaagaggaagGCATTCAAATACCAAGTTTAAATCTGCCCAAGTAACTGCTATATATATTTTGGAAGAAAGCTTACCAGAACCACCACCAAATCCTCTGTTTCCACCATGGCCTCCCCCAGGACGGCTTCCACGGCTGCCAAAGCTGTTTGAAGTATTGCTGGTCTGACGATAATCTCTTGCGCCAAATCCACCAGAAAACCTGAGACACACATTTAATTAATCTTTACTCAAGTTAGagcagtgctgcagtcctgatTGTGTATAGATAGTAGATAATGACATGCATAAAGAAAGTGACTTTATAAACAAAATCTCAGGAACAAGGCAAGTACTTTACCTCTTGGAACGCCCACGTCCGGTACTCTTGTGCTGGTGCTCGTAAGCCAGGCTCTCCAGCCAGGAGGGAACCTCCTGTTTGGCTTCAACTAGAATATCAAGGAGGTCCTTGGTAATATTACTGTTCTTCTCATTGAAAAATGAGGTTGCCAGACCTAAAAGgagaatgaataaaaaataaagcagtttcATAGAAAGTGAACATTCCAACCCTTCAATAATTGTGATTTGCAATTTTCTGAAATTAATAATTCCAAAATAAAGCATTTCAATACACTATAAAGCCCTTTATACGCTCGGCCTTAATGACTAAGCATCACAGCTTAACTAAATTGCTTACCAAGGTTTCCTACACGGCCAGTACGGCCAATGCGATGGACATATTCTTCAATGTCACTTGGAAGATCAAAGTTAATGACATGTTTCACATTAGAAATGTCCAAGCCACGAGCCGCCACCTGCaaaatttaaatcaaaatcaGTCTATTTCACTTCATCTCCACTTCCACTCAACCCCCCTCCAAATTGGCATTATCTGTTAATGTTCAACTGATTGATACTTACAGCTGTGGCCACCAAAATTGGGCACCTTCCTGAACGGAACTGGAGAAGGgcttcctctctgtctctctgtgaacGGTCCCCATGGATACTGGTGCAAGCATAGCCTTCACGGTACAGGAAGTCCTCAAGGGCATCTGCACCTTTCTTGGTTTCCACAAATACCAGAGTCAAGGAGTCCTTGCCTATTCATACAAAAACATTTGGTTGCTACAGTTTCATGTACTCACACATAATAGCAGTGGTTACAGCCCAACATGCCAAATCAGTGCCAGATTTACAAGTTGGGATATCTAGATTTGctgccttttattttaaaaacacatgtttcaTGACATGTAACTCAATTGATAATTAACTAGTTACCTTAATTGACAACCATTCCACAACATAGAATGTGTAATTTTACAAAGCAATGAGGTCTGTGCAAACAGGGTATGAACTTGGTTAATAATTAGCTCTACAATTCAAGACTACCAAGTTATGACATTAAACTTTAGACCAATTGCAGACTATATCCAACATATCCAAAATCCAATCTTTATAACCTTACTACTGCATGTCTATTAGTAGGGTTCAATGTTTGTCACAgggtttgtttatttagaaaatagCTATCACATCAAATTGGGGGGCAAAAAAAGTTAACATTCGTAACAAAACTATCAGCAAGTACTATGCAATAAACTAACAGTAAAAATCGGTACTCTGGGATCACGGTTAAAACTTTAAACTGACTGGCATAGCCGGTTGTAACAGCAGCTGAAATCTGATCAAAACTATAACCTGCTCAACGTCTACATTACTATGCAACATACAGCAATCCACACAGGATTTATCAGAGGAAGCCACAGGGAAGGGAAAAAAAGCCATCACCTTGTGTTTCAAAACACAAGCCATTTAATATTCAGATTTAAAGTTATTTTCTTGAAGACCACAACACACAAGCCAAAATGTATACATTCCTTGTATTTTGTCCAAGAGTTTTCTGGACATGTTAATTTTATTTCGCAGCCTGGACAATTAACATGTCAGAGCACACAAAGTTATGCAAGCATTTGAGGGATTATAAAACATAACTTGCAATATGCTGGCTAAATTGGATGTAAAACATTGAAAAGAAACCCTAAAATTAGGGGAAACTAGACATTTGGTTGTCAGCCATGAGTCAGAAACAACTTCCAACAAGGGGAACAGCATTTCTGAAAAGTCAATTTGACTGCTCTTTCAAAATGTTGCTATGCGTGGATATATTTCTTGATGTTTACAACACATTACAAAGCAAAACTCAATTAGAATTTTACACAATTAGCTCCAATAAATGAAATGAGAAGCATTCTATCACTTAATATTGAGTATTAGTAACAAAATATTGCCTACTTACCAGGTTTGTCGGAGATTTCACTTGCGTTTTCCTGAACCTCACTCGGAattactttgaataaaaccaAATCTCGCAATAAACGTATAATACTTTCAAGCAGAACTAACAATTTAATATGCACTTATACGTCCACAATTACAACAAACATGCCTACCACTTGGGAGGGGCAGAGCAGGCCATTGTAACTAGTATCCTGAAGGTATAAACAGTTTTGGGAGCCTGGAATGTCACCCCAGTTATATTGCGTGTGCCTCAAGCATATTCTACAGCACTTGTCATCTTGTATGCATTTCAGCATGTTACTCCACTGTAATGCAAGCCAAGATAGTTCTCCCAAGACCTGCTCTTGGCCAGTAGGCCAACTAAAGGAAGTATTTCCTTGAATTTGCAAGTCACATTATTATTGAGACAATTAATAAATCTGAAACTTCCGCAACAAACATTGAACCTTAAATCAGCACAGACAAAAACTGAACTTCATATTCAATAATTAACACTGCACAATTACAACTACagctaaactaaacaaaaagtagaCGTCGCTATAGAACTTAACAGCAGTACAATCAGCATTTACCTGTAGCATTCAGCAGATCAAGCAGGAAGGAACGTTTATCTCCCTCTTCTACCCAAACAACTTTCTGGGTAATGTTCTCGGAGGTGGACCCAACACGGCCCACAGCCAAGAAAATGTACTCTTCCAGAAAGTCACGAGCAAGGATCTGAAGAATTCCAAAGTTACAGTACATCAAGCCACTAGTTACACGTAGAATTCTTATTTTAGATTCACACTCAATCTGGTAGTTTTCTTACCTGGATTTCTTTAGGGAAAGTAGCACTGAACATCATGGTGTGACGGATTCCTTTTGGAGGCATGGCGTCTTGCTCAACAATGCGACGAATTTGAGGTTCAAATCCCATGTCAAGCATTCTGTCTGCTTCATCCAGCACCAGATacctagaattaaaataaaataaaaaaagaagtgtagAAATGTCAGAGTGGTCATAGGGGCAGCCCTAACCAGTCCcaatatttaaaagcaaaatgtgCATCTGTAGATAAGGATGTTGGGTccgattaaccctttgcagtccattattttcacacacactgtttaaccACCCCCACCCcagtaaaacaggtttcaaaGGGCGTTGCAATGCAAATCAATAttgcatctccaaccaagccccaccccgtgttcgctgtatttcacagacctctttatagacatgcatactgataaatcttctgctgatcactcgttttatcaccaaactcctcaataatgcaatccaagtctattttattactataacaaagatctgcaaatgtccatgacaTTCTTTGAGCGCACAACTGGCAGAGCACCaccagggcaatccacggttcaacGTGCACCAGCGATCCCTgcggctgatagggtgcctgcgggtctgcagtggtgtcattcagatctgtgttcTCCGGTATTAGGTCTGGTGGCTCCACTACGCGAAAAATGATGGaatggcaggaacacgtttcggaggatgcgaAAGCCAGGgtgttgcagcggtgaaccggaataaaaataattgggcattccaaattagggagaaaaccagggtaaaaaccatcggaaaatacaaagtttaaaaattGCCTACTCACTTGCAATATTCCAAACCAATCTTTCCCCTCTCCATCATGTCTACAAGACGGCCAGGAGTAGCTACCAGGAGATGACAGCCTCTTTCCAGGTCACGAATTTGCTGTCCGATGTCAGCCCCACCATACACTACACATGGACGTACTTTGGAACGGTaagcaaactgcaaaaaaaacacccattaacatgtttaaatatttgttatagtAAATCAAACTGCAggataaattaaaaaagcaatattaATATGTTTGCTCATTTAAATTCAACTGGTTATACTaaaaaatacagtagtctctCACTAAACCAAGGATAGGTTACAATTGTGTccgaatttaaaacaaaaggccAATTTATACTGCTAAATTTAAGTTATTTTGATAAAATACTATCTGTAATGTGCTCTTTACACATTACAAATGACTGTACAATATACAAACAACAAACTCAGATTAAACTACAGATTATTCGTTGAAACTAAAGGAACTGAACTTATGTACTATTAGGTTGGGCAAAAGTGTGCTAATGTTGCCACATTAAAAAGCTACACCACAGTACCTTGCATATActgcatacaaatatacattttaatttacatagAGTTTACAGTGTATGCATGGCAAGAACACATAGCCTACCtgccatttaaataatatagtccacaactgttttctgttctgatgaCCTTGGTGTTGCACAAAAAGGTACCTCAGTTTTAGGAAGGttgcaagtaccactatttttaggctttcagtgctctgaaatattatctacttcggtttatttaatgtttaaacaggtacAAATTCTTAAGGTTATTCCATAACCTAGCTACAAAAAAATCGTGGAAAATTTACGTATTTAAGTAGacctataaattatatataattttcctGCAACTCACTGAAGCATGAATATCTATATCGACACACGCCTCTGaattacaagaaaataattccacctagggtttctgtgatgtcaaaTTACAAGGCCAaaaatttataaactgtcacagaaatctgagatggaattgttttcctgcaACTCACTGACACATGGATACCTTtttgatgctaatattaaaagaTGTTCAgcagtacagcttttttttttttttaagcttaaggTGTTTCAATGCTGTACAGCCATTTATGTAGTTAttcgttagtgcttcagctttatttggatgattgtctttaccttgttttaatttcccattccCAGATAcaaaatgtaccagctttacttctattttttttcatattctcattttgctcattagtgaacatttctctactgtttgaattgaaagggatGGTCTCAAGTAGTCAAATGTGTCAAAGTTAAAGTATATTTTCCACTGAGAGACGTCACTGTGGTTTCATGCCTTTCgtttcaaatggctcaggatgcaaatagcCTTCATCCTGTATGAATgtgcagttatattttatttatgtaaactgTCAATATTATCATGCAAGAataatggatttgaatataaacaagtagTGGTCATGCCGTCAAACCTATAAATAcatccaatgttttgattcaaacacaggctcccttaaGGTATGTACAACATAACAAAACATTGGGCAGGTGGCTCATTTATTTACTTAAAGAAAgcatctatctatatctatatataggacatagacatacatacacacacacacacacacacacacattatatatatatatatatatatatatatatatatatatatatatatatatatatatatatatatatatatatatatatatatatatatatatatatatatatatatacacacacacacacatacacacacacacatacattacacACATATAAAAATCACATGCACAAAGAGCAAATACCTTTCTCGCTTCATCATAGATCTGGAGCGCGAGTTCTCGGGTTGGGGCCAGAACCAAAGAGAGTGGATACTGTTTACGGCGTCCATATTTTCCATTTTCCTGGAGAGAATGGAATTGATACACATGTAATTTTAAAACCACCACCATCAGGTACATCTGTACAATACTTTAGACATCAATAACCCCATCGGAGTACAGAATTTCATGGGCGTGAAATAAATGCCACAGGACATGGCAAGAACAACCACCGATTACTGGTGAACTGTAGTAAATGGGGAAACTGTATGAAATGTTTTGCTGCAGAGGAGGACCCCTGTCCCCCTGTCATATTTTTATATCTATGGGGGGGGAACCAGTTCAGCAGCATTATATGATCTACTTGTCCAAAGGGCAAAATACAATAGTAAAACTTGTCCTGGGCATAAAGCAAATTCCACACCCGTTAATGTCAGAGTATGAGAAGGAAAACATTAAAAATTCTAAGAAAGCCCTTCGTGTTTTGTTCTTTGTCATTATTCATTCAACAACAAGATTTTCACTGGACATTCATATTGCTGCCTAAGCCACAGTCTTTACAGTCTTGTGCATCAAGGTCTTCACTGCTTAAGTATTACCTGGGGGTTGGCTTTTACTGCTTGTAAAGCCTCTCCTGGACCTTCAGTGTAGATTTGGCTGAGAACTGGAAGTAAAAACGCTGCAGTTTTCCCAGAGCCTGGAAGTGgacaattaaaatattacaaagacatcacttaaataaaaaaacgtACAACTATTAGAGACCAAGTAACGGGCATAATCCCAATGCAATTACCTGTTTGAGCACAGGCCATCAAGTCCCTCTTTGATTTGATTATTGGAATTGCATATTTCTGCACTGGAGTAGGTCGAGTGTAACTGGTCAAATTTATGTTACCCATAATGATTTCTCCCATTTCCACATCTtggaactaaaataaaaatgaaggttcacctttaacatttaaaaaaaatgtactgtaaactagACCCACAATTACTCAAGCCAAAATTCACATTTCACAAATttcacaaaactgaaatattgatGGGTTAGTTTCCACCTCACCCTTACATTTCAGAACAGGTTTGACAGTTATTATAAAAGTTCTGACATCAGGTTTCCAGGTCACCCCTCAAATCTGAAATGGCTGTTTATACGAGGTAAAGACTTACACTTTCAATATGTGCAGGGCAATTTGAGCCAGTGGCCTCGACAGGAATGTCATCATACTTTTCAAAGTTAATTCCTGTGTTGCCTCCAGAGAAAAGCTCTctgaaaaaatacacatttccccATTAGAAAAAAATTAGGCAATGACATTTATTTAGGAGACAATCTGTTTAAAAAGTGCAACTTTTTAGATTTAAAGTTAAACTAATGCCAACCAACTTATTAGCTTACTGCAGTACCATCAACTAGATCTGCTCAAATGACCATTACAGACCACTTACTGTTCCACACGTTCATTAGGCGACAGTGGTTTTGACCAATCTTCGTCACGGGTATTGTCCTCAACCCATCGGCTGTTTCCGCCACTGTCCCGGGACCCAAATCCTCCACGGTCATACCTGTTTAACAAAACAGACTGTTGGTCAAAGCTTTTACAACCATAATCTAAAAACACTCTTGCATTCCACTGCTTTATATAAAGATTTGCTACCACATATCTAGAAAGGTTAAAAGGCAACCAATTTATGGACGAGTTCTGCATCACCGCAGTTAGCTGAGGAACTATGcaagataattgcaaagcataaacacacttcaaaaaatctgcaaaatgagGCTTATGGCAGTGTCCAAGCTGCTTGAtgcaaaaaaaagacacaagttGCCTGTAAGCCCATCTGTCAGCATAACTACAACCAAATTACAAACTTGCTCAGCTGGCCCGTTCTGTCATTTCAATCTAATCACATCCTGCGAGAATTACTCATGACCATAACATTGTTGCCATTTTTAttgtgcacctcccagcactaaaCCACAAGAAAGAAGTACTGAATCAGTGGTTAATGACGGGCAAACAGAGAGAGGGGTGTGGTTATGTTAGGCTGAACTCAATATGACCAGGCTTCCAGATATCTTCAAAGCACACatgttcactggcagtgtcaccCGTCACCTCCCCCCCCCGCcaactaaaatgtttaaaaaaaaaaaccccatcagCGAAGTGTTCAAGGATTGACTTAATGTTCAGATAAGAATTGGGTTCACAATTCGTaccaataatttattattttttttataaaatttagTCTTCTCCAATTTAACCCAGTTCTTCTCAATTTGGCGTGCCCAATTATTacctgtatcctcggctcaccgctcgcaacccccccccccccccccccccccgcaaaaaTTTGACCACTATTGTTGAACTACAGCCTGAATCTAACTTTCCCTTCAGTGACATCACTTATTTGTACAGTTGTATCACTAAGGTTGTATCTAGGACTCTAGTCCAATCTATTAGTCAGTGGTGTGTGGAGCTTagtaaaaataccctgaatatttaacaatatcttttgtatttttttttttaaggggtgaatatttaaatattaaccattaaattaacatttgaatGCTTTGACAGAGGTTTGAATACTCGTGTTTAaacaattgtttttcaaattacaTTATTGTTAACAAATGGAAAAAAGCACCGACTACAACCAGAGAACCTTTACTGGCCACTGCAGATATAATTGACAGATAGGCAGGCACACTTCATTAGGTAGCTCTGCTATTGGCAAGCCAGTGAAGCAGTTTCCGGTACTCTTACTTCTGCTGTGGTCAAGTCCAACAGCTACAATGGCAGCTTCGAAGAAGAGCAATgctttgaattttgataaattaaATGGAGACCACTACGAAATGAGATGCATTTTGTGGAGCCAGAGTATACAGTTCCAGTACATAAAACCATCATGGCTAGACTCTAGAAATTACATTTCAGAATGTACTACTGCTGTTAATTGCAGAAAAGCTGCCATTATGACAGATTGGTGCAGTCTTACATTATCACATTTTATTAGAGAATGGAAGATGGAAAGTTCTGTTTTGCAATGGAAGAAAGGcaca includes the following:
- the LOC121328083 gene encoding putative ATP-dependent RNA helicase an3 isoform X2, with amino-acid sequence MSHVAVENALSLDQQLAGLDLNSAADGQGGGVSGRRYIPPHLRNKEASKNAGSAYTSGRYSGYSLPTIRSYSPGWDNGQGSNGFVNGYHDDRDSRMNGGNSFGGRGGSTRGDRGGRGGYRGNRGGGSFNQSQPIQNTGFAYDKDNSGWNKDQRDPYTSFGGRNDRGKSSFYSDRGTGSRGRYDRGGFGSRDSGGNSRWVEDNTRDEDWSKPLSPNERVEQELFSGGNTGINFEKYDDIPVEATGSNCPAHIESFQDVEMGEIIMGNINLTSYTRPTPVQKYAIPIIKSKRDLMACAQTGSGKTAAFLLPVLSQIYTEGPGEALQAVKANPQENGKYGRRKQYPLSLVLAPTRELALQIYDEARKFAYRSKVRPCVVYGGADIGQQIRDLERGCHLLVATPGRLVDMMERGKIGLEYCKYLVLDEADRMLDMGFEPQIRRIVEQDAMPPKGIRHTMMFSATFPKEIQILARDFLEEYIFLAVGRVGSTSENITQKVVWVEEGDKRSFLLDLLNATGKDSLTLVFVETKKGADALEDFLYREGYACTSIHGDRSQRDREEALLQFRSGRCPILVATAVAARGLDISNVKHVINFDLPSDIEEYVHRIGRTGRVGNLGLATSFFNEKNSNITKDLLDILVEAKQEVPSWLESLAYEHQHKSTGRGRSKRFSGGFGARDYRQTSNTSNSFGSRGSRPGGGHGGNRGFGGGSGGFGNFYSSDGYGGNYNSQVDWWGN
- the LOC121328083 gene encoding putative ATP-dependent RNA helicase an3 isoform X1, giving the protein MSHVAVENALSLDQQLAGLDLNSAADGQGGGVSGRRYIPPHLRNKEASKNAGSAYTSGRYSGYSLPTIRSYSPGWDNGQGSNGFVNGYHDDRDSRMNGGNSFGGRGGSTRGDRGGRGGYRGNRGGGSFNQSQPIQNTGFAYDKDNSGWNKDQRDPYTSFGGRNDRGKSSFYSDRGTGSRGRYDRGGFGSRDSGGNSRWVEDNTRDEDWSKPLSPNERVEQELFSGGNTGINFEKYDDIPVEATGSNCPAHIESFQDVEMGEIIMGNINLTSYTRPTPVQKYAIPIIKSKRDLMACAQTGSGKTAAFLLPVLSQIYTEGPGEALQAVKANPQENGKYGRRKQYPLSLVLAPTRELALQIYDEARKFAYRSKVRPCVVYGGADIGQQIRDLERGCHLLVATPGRLVDMMERGKIGLEYCKYLVLDEADRMLDMGFEPQIRRIVEQDAMPPKGIRHTMMFSATFPKEIQILARDFLEEYIFLAVGRVGSTSENITQKVVWVEEGDKRSFLLDLLNATVIPSEVQENASEISDKPGKDSLTLVFVETKKGADALEDFLYREGYACTSIHGDRSQRDREEALLQFRSGRCPILVATAVAARGLDISNVKHVINFDLPSDIEEYVHRIGRTGRVGNLGLATSFFNEKNSNITKDLLDILVEAKQEVPSWLESLAYEHQHKSTGRGRSKRFSGGFGARDYRQTSNTSNSFGSRGSRPGGGHGGNRGFGGGSGGFGNFYSSDGYGGNYNSQVDWWGN
- the LOC121328083 gene encoding putative ATP-dependent RNA helicase an3 isoform X4, producing MSHVAVENALSLDQQLAGLDLNSAADGQGGGVSGRRYIPPHLRNKEASKNAGSAYTSGRYSGYSLPTIRSYSPGWDNGQGSNGFVNGYHDDRDSRMNGGNSFGGRGGSTRGDRGFAYDKDNSGWNKDQRDPYTSFGGRNDRGKSSFYSDRGTGSRGRYDRGGFGSRDSGGNSRWVEDNTRDEDWSKPLSPNERVEQELFSGGNTGINFEKYDDIPVEATGSNCPAHIESFQDVEMGEIIMGNINLTSYTRPTPVQKYAIPIIKSKRDLMACAQTGSGKTAAFLLPVLSQIYTEGPGEALQAVKANPQENGKYGRRKQYPLSLVLAPTRELALQIYDEARKFAYRSKVRPCVVYGGADIGQQIRDLERGCHLLVATPGRLVDMMERGKIGLEYCKYLVLDEADRMLDMGFEPQIRRIVEQDAMPPKGIRHTMMFSATFPKEIQILARDFLEEYIFLAVGRVGSTSENITQKVVWVEEGDKRSFLLDLLNATVIPSEVQENASEISDKPGKDSLTLVFVETKKGADALEDFLYREGYACTSIHGDRSQRDREEALLQFRSGRCPILVATAVAARGLDISNVKHVINFDLPSDIEEYVHRIGRTGRVGNLGLATSFFNEKNSNITKDLLDILVEAKQEVPSWLESLAYEHQHKSTGRGRSKRFSGGFGARDYRQTSNTSNSFGSRGSRPGGGHGGNRGFGGGSGGFGNFYSSDGYGGNYNSQVDWWGN
- the LOC121328083 gene encoding putative ATP-dependent RNA helicase an3 isoform X6, yielding MSHVAVENALSLDQQLAGLDLNSAADGQGGGVSGRRYIPPHLRNKEASKNDSPGWDNGQGSNGFVNGYHDDRDSRMNGGNSFGGRGGSTRGDRGGRGGYRGNRGGGSFNQSQPIQNTGFAYDKDNSGWNKDQRDPYTSFGGRNDRGKSSFYSDRGTGSRGRYDRGGFGSRDSGGNSRWVEDNTRDEDWSKPLSPNERVEQELFSGGNTGINFEKYDDIPVEATGSNCPAHIESFQDVEMGEIIMGNINLTSYTRPTPVQKYAIPIIKSKRDLMACAQTGSGKTAAFLLPVLSQIYTEGPGEALQAVKANPQENGKYGRRKQYPLSLVLAPTRELALQIYDEARKFAYRSKVRPCVVYGGADIGQQIRDLERGCHLLVATPGRLVDMMERGKIGLEYCKYLVLDEADRMLDMGFEPQIRRIVEQDAMPPKGIRHTMMFSATFPKEIQILARDFLEEYIFLAVGRVGSTSENITQKVVWVEEGDKRSFLLDLLNATGKDSLTLVFVETKKGADALEDFLYREGYACTSIHGDRSQRDREEALLQFRSGRCPILVATAVAARGLDISNVKHVINFDLPSDIEEYVHRIGRTGRVGNLGLATSFFNEKNSNITKDLLDILVEAKQEVPSWLESLAYEHQHKSTGRGRSKRFSGGFGARDYRQTSNTSNSFGSRGSRPGGGHGGNRGFGGGSGGFGNFYSSDGYGGNYNSQVDWWGN
- the LOC121328083 gene encoding putative ATP-dependent RNA helicase an3 isoform X5, whose amino-acid sequence is MSHVAVENALSLDQQLAGLDLNSAADGQGGGVSGRRYIPPHLRNKEASKNAGSAYTSGRYSGYSLPTIRSYSPGWDNGQGSNGFVNGYHDDRDSRMNGGNSFGGRGGSTRGFAYDKDNSGWNKDQRDPYTSFGGRNDRGKSSFYSDRGTGSRGRYDRGGFGSRDSGGNSRWVEDNTRDEDWSKPLSPNERVEQELFSGGNTGINFEKYDDIPVEATGSNCPAHIESFQDVEMGEIIMGNINLTSYTRPTPVQKYAIPIIKSKRDLMACAQTGSGKTAAFLLPVLSQIYTEGPGEALQAVKANPQENGKYGRRKQYPLSLVLAPTRELALQIYDEARKFAYRSKVRPCVVYGGADIGQQIRDLERGCHLLVATPGRLVDMMERGKIGLEYCKYLVLDEADRMLDMGFEPQIRRIVEQDAMPPKGIRHTMMFSATFPKEIQILARDFLEEYIFLAVGRVGSTSENITQKVVWVEEGDKRSFLLDLLNATVIPSEVQENASEISDKPGKDSLTLVFVETKKGADALEDFLYREGYACTSIHGDRSQRDREEALLQFRSGRCPILVATAVAARGLDISNVKHVINFDLPSDIEEYVHRIGRTGRVGNLGLATSFFNEKNSNITKDLLDILVEAKQEVPSWLESLAYEHQHKSTGRGRSKRFSGGFGARDYRQTSNTSNSFGSRGSRPGGGHGGNRGFGGGSGGFGNFYSSDGYGGNYNSQVDWWGN
- the LOC121328083 gene encoding putative ATP-dependent RNA helicase an3 isoform X3, whose protein sequence is MSHVAVENALSLDQQLAGLDLNSAADGQGGGVSGRRYIPPHLRNKEASKNDSPGWDNGQGSNGFVNGYHDDRDSRMNGGNSFGGRGGSTRGDRGGRGGYRGNRGGGSFNQSQPIQNTGFAYDKDNSGWNKDQRDPYTSFGGRNDRGKSSFYSDRGTGSRGRYDRGGFGSRDSGGNSRWVEDNTRDEDWSKPLSPNERVEQELFSGGNTGINFEKYDDIPVEATGSNCPAHIESFQDVEMGEIIMGNINLTSYTRPTPVQKYAIPIIKSKRDLMACAQTGSGKTAAFLLPVLSQIYTEGPGEALQAVKANPQENGKYGRRKQYPLSLVLAPTRELALQIYDEARKFAYRSKVRPCVVYGGADIGQQIRDLERGCHLLVATPGRLVDMMERGKIGLEYCKYLVLDEADRMLDMGFEPQIRRIVEQDAMPPKGIRHTMMFSATFPKEIQILARDFLEEYIFLAVGRVGSTSENITQKVVWVEEGDKRSFLLDLLNATVIPSEVQENASEISDKPGKDSLTLVFVETKKGADALEDFLYREGYACTSIHGDRSQRDREEALLQFRSGRCPILVATAVAARGLDISNVKHVINFDLPSDIEEYVHRIGRTGRVGNLGLATSFFNEKNSNITKDLLDILVEAKQEVPSWLESLAYEHQHKSTGRGRSKRFSGGFGARDYRQTSNTSNSFGSRGSRPGGGHGGNRGFGGGSGGFGNFYSSDGYGGNYNSQVDWWGN